In Tripterygium wilfordii isolate XIE 37 chromosome 15, ASM1340144v1, whole genome shotgun sequence, one DNA window encodes the following:
- the LOC119979984 gene encoding uncharacterized protein LOC119979984 — protein MFTRGEGRSKHFWRIIESNCLHLHYIMLRPMGRQKLQIRHDAILPMELVIPSLRIMKQHELSAKEYSEAMNVELEQLDESMMEALNSMIVQKKKITKAYNKKVKKRVFYEGQMVWKVILPLGIKDRELGKWSPSWEGPFKAHRILKGNAY, from the exons ATGTTCACTAGAGGggaggggaggtcaaagcattttTGGAGGATTATAGAGTCAAATTGCTTACATCTACACTATAttatgctcaggccaatgggcAGGCAAAagcttcaaataag GCATGATGCAatactacctatggagctggtgatcccatctttgaggatcatgaagcAACATGAACTATCTGCCAAAGAATATTCAGAAGCTATGAACGTGGAGCTggaacagttggatgaaagcatgatggaggctttgaacagcatgatagtccaaaagaagaagataacaaaggcctacaacaaaaaagtgaagaagAGAGTGTTctatgaaggccaaatggtgtggaaggtgatcctaccacTAGGAATTAAGGACAGAGAGTtgggcaaatggtctccaagttgggaaggacccttcaaggcccacagaattctcaaaggcaatgcatattga